The Neofelis nebulosa isolate mNeoNeb1 chromosome 16, mNeoNeb1.pri, whole genome shotgun sequence genome includes a window with the following:
- the PLD2 gene encoding phospholipase D2, with amino-acid sequence MAATPQSLFPAGGELDSSQLHMEPDELDTLREGEDPADRMHPFLAIYDLQPLKMHPLVFAPGVPVTAQVVGTERYTSGSKVGTCTLYSVRLTHGAFTWTTKKKFRHFQELHRDLLRHKVLMSLLPLARFATTHPPAGEAANREMPSLPRAGPEGSSRHASSKQKYLENYLNRLLTMSFYRNYHAMTEFLEVSQLSFIPDLGSKGLEGVIRKRSGGHRVPGLTCCGRDQVCYRWSKRWLVVKDSFLLYMCLETGAISFVQLFDPGFEVQVGKRSTETRYGVRIDTSHRSLILKCGSYRQARWWGQEITELAQGPGRDFIQLHRHDSYAPPRPRTLARWFVNGAGYFAAVADAIEGAQEEIFITDWWLSPEIYLKRPAHSDDWRLDIMLKKKAEEGVHVSVLLFKEVELALGINSGYSKRALMLLHPNIKVMRHPDQVTLWAHHEKLLVVDQVVAFLGGLDLAYGRWDDLQYRLTDLGDPSEPAAPQPPTPGSDAPATPDLSQNQLFWLGKDYSNLITKDWVQLDRPFEDFIDRETTPRMPWRDVGVAVHGLPARDLARHFIQRWNFTKTTKAKYKTPVYPYLLPKSTSTADQLSFTIPGGQCATVQVLRSVDRWSAGTVENSILNAYLHTIRESQHFLYIENQFFISCSDGRTVLNKVGDEIVDRILKAHKQGQRFRVYVLLPLLPGFEGDITTGGGNSIQAILHFTYRTLCRGEYSILHRLKAAMGTAWRDYISICGLRTHGELAGHPVSELIYIHSKMLIADDRTVIIGSANINDRSLLGKRDSELAVLIEDTEMEPSLMDGGEYQAGRFALSLRKHCFSVILGAHARPDLDLRDPVCDDFFQLWQDTAESNANIYEQIFRCLPSNATRSLRALREYVAVEPLATVSPPLARSELTQVQGHLVHFPLKFLEDESLLPPLGSKEGVMPLEVWT; translated from the exons ATGGCGGCGACCCCCCAGAGCCTCTTCCCCGCGGGGGGCGAGCTGGACTCCAGCCAGTTGCACATGGAGCCCGACGAGCTGGACActctgagggagggggaggaccCAG ctgaCCGGATGCACCCTTTCCTGGCCATCTACGACCTGCAGCCTCTGAAAATGCACCCCTTGGTGTTCGCCCCTGGGGTGCCCGTCACAGCCCAAGTGGTGGGAACCGAAAGATACACCAGCGGATCCAAG GTGGGAACCTGCACTCTGTATTCCGTCCGCTTGACTCACGGCGCCTTTACCTGGACAACCAAGAAGAAGTTCCGTCATTTCCAGGAGCTGCACCGGGACCTCCTGAGGCACAAAGTCTTGATGAGTCTGCTCCCTCTGGCCCG CTTTGCCACCACCCATCCCCCCGCCGGAGAAGCCGCCAACCGCGAGATGCCCTCTCTGCCTCGCGCAGGACCCGAGGGCTCCTCCAGACACGCGTCCAGTAAACAG AAATACCTGGAGAATTACCTCAACCGCCTCCTGACCATGTCTTTCTACCGCAACTACCACGCCATG ACGGAGTTCCTGGAAGTCAGCCAGCTCTCCTTCATCCCAGACCTTGGCTCCAAAGGACT GGAAGGAGTGATCCGGAAGCGCTCGGGCGGCCACCGAGTTCCTGGCCTCACCTGCTGTGGCCGGGACCAAGTGTGTTACCGCTGGTCCAAGAG GTGGCTGGTGGTGAAGGACTCTTTCCTGCTGTACATGTGCCTCGAGACGGGCGCCATCTCCTTTGTTCAGCTCTTTGACCCTGGCTTCGAGGTGCAGGTGGGGAAACGGAGCACTGAGACGCGGTACGGGGTCAGGATCGACACCTCCCACAG GTCCCTGATCCTCAAGTGTGGCAGCTACCGGCAGGCACGGTGGTGGGGCCAGGAGATCACGGAGCTGGCCCAGGGCCCGGGAAGAGACTTCATACAGCTGCACCGTCATGACAGCTATGCCCCACCCCGGCCCAGGACCTTGGCCCGGTG gttTGTGAACGGGGCGGGTTACTTTGCCGCTGTGGCAGACGCCATCGAAGGAGCTCAAGAGGAGATTTTCATCACAGACTGGTG GTTGAGTCCTGAGATTTACCTGAAGCGTCCGGCCCATTCAGATGACTGGAGACTGGACATTATGCTCAAGAAGAAGGCG GAGGAGGGTGTCCATGTGTCCGTACTGCTGTTTAAGGAGGTGGAGCTGGCCTTGGGCATTAACAGCGGCTACAGCAAGAGGGCTCTGATGCTGCTGCACCCCAACATAAAG GTGATGCGCCACCCGGACCAGGTGACGCTGTGGGCCCATCATGAGAAGCTCCTGGTCGTGGACCAAGTAGTGGCCTTCTTGGGGGGGCTGGACCTCGCCTACGGCCGCTGGGATGACCTGCAGTACCGGCTGACTGACCTTGGGGACCCCTCTGAACCAGCCGCCCCGCAG CCTCCCACCCCCGGCTCAGATGCTCCGGCCACCCCAGACCTGTCCCAAAACCAACTCTTCTGGCTGGGCAAGGACTACAGCAATCTTATCACTAAGGACTGGGTGCAGCTGGACCGGCCTTTTGAGG ATTTCATCGACAGGGAGACCACGCCCCGGATGCCATGGCGGGACGTAGGGGTGGCCGTCCACGGTCTGCCCGCCCGGGACCTGGCCCGCCACTTCATCCAGCGCTGGAATTTCACCAAG ACGACCAAGGCCAAGTACAAGACCCCCGTGTACCCCTACCTGCTGCCCAAATCCACCAGCACCGCGGACCAGCTCTCCTTCACGATCCCGGGGGGGCAGTGCGCCACTGTGCAG GTCTTGCGGTCGGTGGACCGTTGGTCAGCAGGGACGGTGGAAAACTCCATCCTCAATGCCTACCTGCACACCATCAGGGAGAGCCAGCACTTCCTGTACATCGAG AATCAGTTCTTTATTAGCTGCTCGGACGGGCGGACCGTTCTGAACAAGGTGGGCGATGAGATTGTGGACAGAATCCTGAAGGCCCACAA ACAGGGGCAGCGTTTCCGAGTCTACGTGCTTCTGCCCCTGCTGCCGGGGTTTGAAGGTGACATCACGACAGGTGGTGGTAACTCCATCCAGGCCATTCTGCACTTCACTTACAG GACCCTGTGCCGTGGGGAATATTCGATCCTACATCGCCTCAAAGCAGCCA TGGGGACGGCGTGGCGGGACTACATATCCATCTGCGGGCTTCGCACACACGGAGAGCTGGCCGGGCACCCGGTCTCCGAACTCATCTACATCCACAGCAAGATGCTCATCGCAGATGACCGGACGGTCATCATCG GCTCCGCCAACATCAACGACCGGAGCTTGCTGGGGAAGCGAGACAGTGAGCTGGCCGTGCTGATCGAGGACACAGAGATGGAACCATCCCTCATGGACGGTGGGGAGTATCAGGCGGGCCGGTTTGCTTTGAGTCTGCGGAAGCACTGCTTCAG TGTGATTCTCGGGGCACATGCCCGGCCAGACCTGGATCTCCGAGACCCTGTCTGTGATGACTTCTTTCAGCTGTGGCAGGACACAGCCGAGAGCAATGCCAATATCTATGAGCAG ATCTTCCGCTGCCTGCCATCCAATGCCACACGCTCTCTCAGGGCGCTCCGGGAGTACGTGGCCGTGGAGCCCCTGGCCACAGTCAGCCCACCTCTGGCCCGGTCTGAGCTCACCCAGGTCCAGGGCCACCTGGTCCACTTTCCCCTCAAGTTCCTGGAGGATGAGTCTTTGCTGCCCCCCCTGGGGAGCAAGGAAGGCGTGATGCCCCTCGAAGTGTGGACATAG
- the C16H17orf114 gene encoding uncharacterized protein C17orf114 homolog, whose protein sequence is MGLKGAWCFPWCGCRRQRRTARGTGLDPAAPPDPNPSPAEAPAVAEGGIPSPGSGAYFSRKARLSFRYQLHDPASANDSTI, encoded by the exons ATGGGTCTCAAGGGGGCATGGTGTTTCCCATGGTGTGGGTGCCGGAGGCAGCGGAGGACTGCAAGAGGAACAG GCCTGGATCCGGCCGCGCCTCCAGACCCGAACCCCAGCCCGGCTGAAGCCCCCgctgtggcagagggagggataCCCTCCCCAGGGTCTGGCGCCTACTTCAGCAGGAAGGCCCGACTCTCCTTTCGCTACCAGCTGCACGACCCGGCGTCGGCCAATGACTCCACCATTTGA
- the PSMB6 gene encoding proteasome subunit beta type-6, translated as MAAALVSAGGAGSVPAWGPEAIAPDWESREVSTGTTIMAVQFEGGVVLGADSRTTTGSYIANRVTDKLTPIHDRIFCCRSGSAADTQAVADAVTYQLGFHSIELNEPPLVHTAASLFKETCYRYREDLMAGIIIAGWDPQEGGQVYSVPMGGMMVRQSFAIGGSGSSYIYGYVDATYREGMTKEECLQFTANALALAMERDGSSGGVIRLAAIEEAGVERRVLLGDQIPKFTIATVPPP; from the exons ATGGCGGCCGCCTTAGTATCCGCTGGAGGAGCGGGGTCTGTCCCAGCCTGGGGTCCCGAGGCTATTGCCCCCGACTGGGAAAGCCGGGAAGTCTCCACCGGG ACCACTATCATGGCCGTGCAATTTGAAGGGGGCGTGGTTCTCGGAGCCGACTCCAGAACTACCACTGG GTCCTACATTGCCAATCGAGTGACTGACAAGCTGACCCCTATTCACGACCGTATCTTCTGCTGCCGCTCAGGCTCAGCAGCAGATACCCAGGCAGTAGCTGATGCTGTCACGTATCAGCTCGGTTTCCACAG CATTGAGCTAAACGAGCCTCCGCTGGTGCACACAGCCGCCAGCCTCTTTAAGGAGACGTGTTACCGATACCGGGAGGACTTGATGGCAGGAATCATCATTGCGGGCTGGGACCCCCAAGAAGGAGGGCAG GTGTACTCGGTGCCCATGGGGGGCATGATGGTAAGACAGTCCTTTGCCATTGGGGGCTCTGGGAGCTCCTATATCTATGGCTATGTCGACGCTACCTACCGGGAAGGCATGACCAAGGAAGAGTGTCTACAATTCACGGCCAATG CCCTCGCTTTGGCCATGGAACGGGACGGCTCCAGCGGAGGTGTGATCCGCCTGGCGGCCATCGAGGAGGCAGGGGTGGAGCGGCGGGTACTTTTGGGGGACCAGATTCCCAAATTCACCATCGCCACGGTACCACCTCCCTGA
- the GLTPD2 gene encoding glycolipid transfer protein domain-containing protein 2 isoform X1, whose amino-acid sequence MGVALLTQVSRRCFRHAIPLAVLSLLLLYLCARSFREWSLPSSALGGTRYPSAGDLRPPRRAFTARPRPSPGVVSGCRSWAQSCNPEGPPPVQVRRQSGPLEAPKWKEPPCEGPQGVLGRVMEPFRASLNPEGDVALSQYLAGWRALVRFLTPLGSIFAFATDEASAKVTALEARVHGPEAAHYSSLAAMAAWERRAGLLERPGVAPRDPARSSGSRTLLLLHRALRWSQLCLHRVAAATPGGPDAGVQCGDAYRTALAPHHPWLVRQAARLAFLAFPGRGRWLGLACPGAGETEARAALARAAATLEAVYNRTQGLLAERGLLGLA is encoded by the exons ATGGGGGTCGCGCTGCTGACACAGGTGTCTCGGCGCTGCTTTCGCCACGCGATTCCTCTTGCTGTCCTCTCGCTGCTGCTGCTTTATCTCTGTGCTCGGAGCTTTCGTGAGTGGTCCCTTCCTTCATCTGCCCTGGGAGGCACCAGGTACCCAAGCGCTGGGGACCTAAGGCCCCCTCGTCGAGCCTTCACCGCTCGGCCTCGCCCCTCTCCAGGCGTCGTCTCAGGGTGCAGGTCCTGGGCACAGTCCTGCAATCCCGAAGGACCGCCGCCTGTCCAG GTCCGGCGGCAATCCGGCCCCCTGGAGGCCCCCAAGTGGAAAGAGCCTCCGTGTGAGGGCCCCCAGGGGGTGCTGGGCCGCGTGATGGAGCCGTTTCGCGCCAGTCTGAACCCCGAAGGCGACGTGGCATTGTCGCAGTACCTGGCCGGATGGAGGGCGCTGGTCAG GTTCCTAACTCCCCTCGGTTCCATCTTCGCCTTCGCCACGGACGAGGCCTCCGCCAAGGTGACAGCCCTAGAGGCTCGGGTGCACGGCCCGGAGGCGGCGCACTACTCGTCGCTGGCGGCCATGGCGGCGTGGGAGCGGCGGGCGGGACTGCTGGAGCGGCCCGGGGTCGCCCCCCGAGACCCGGCCAGGTCCTCGGGCTCACGGACCCTGCTCTTGCTGCACCGAGCGCTGcgctggtcccagctctgcctccaccGGGTGGCGGCCGCGACGCCCGGAGGCCCGGACGCCGGCGTGCAGTGCGGCGACGCGTACCGCACGGCCCTGGCCCCGCACCACCCCTGGCTCGTGCGCCAGGCCGCCCGCCTCGCCTTCCTCGCCTTCCCGGGTCGCGGCCGCTGGCTCGGGCTGGCGTGCCCGGGGGCCGGGGAGACGGAGGCGCGGGCCGCGCTGGCGCGGGCGGCGGCCACCCTGGAGGCCGTCTACAACCGCACCCAGGGCCTGCTGGCCGAGCGCGGGCTGCTCGGGCTGGCCTGA
- the GLTPD2 gene encoding glycolipid transfer protein domain-containing protein 2 isoform X2, giving the protein MGVALLTQVSRRCFRHAIPLAVLSLLLLYLCARSFRVVSGCRSWAQSCNPEGPPPVQVRRQSGPLEAPKWKEPPCEGPQGVLGRVMEPFRASLNPEGDVALSQYLAGWRALVRFLTPLGSIFAFATDEASAKVTALEARVHGPEAAHYSSLAAMAAWERRAGLLERPGVAPRDPARSSGSRTLLLLHRALRWSQLCLHRVAAATPGGPDAGVQCGDAYRTALAPHHPWLVRQAARLAFLAFPGRGRWLGLACPGAGETEARAALARAAATLEAVYNRTQGLLAERGLLGLA; this is encoded by the exons ATGGGGGTCGCGCTGCTGACACAGGTGTCTCGGCGCTGCTTTCGCCACGCGATTCCTCTTGCTGTCCTCTCGCTGCTGCTGCTTTATCTCTGTGCTCGGAGCTTTC GCGTCGTCTCAGGGTGCAGGTCCTGGGCACAGTCCTGCAATCCCGAAGGACCGCCGCCTGTCCAG GTCCGGCGGCAATCCGGCCCCCTGGAGGCCCCCAAGTGGAAAGAGCCTCCGTGTGAGGGCCCCCAGGGGGTGCTGGGCCGCGTGATGGAGCCGTTTCGCGCCAGTCTGAACCCCGAAGGCGACGTGGCATTGTCGCAGTACCTGGCCGGATGGAGGGCGCTGGTCAG GTTCCTAACTCCCCTCGGTTCCATCTTCGCCTTCGCCACGGACGAGGCCTCCGCCAAGGTGACAGCCCTAGAGGCTCGGGTGCACGGCCCGGAGGCGGCGCACTACTCGTCGCTGGCGGCCATGGCGGCGTGGGAGCGGCGGGCGGGACTGCTGGAGCGGCCCGGGGTCGCCCCCCGAGACCCGGCCAGGTCCTCGGGCTCACGGACCCTGCTCTTGCTGCACCGAGCGCTGcgctggtcccagctctgcctccaccGGGTGGCGGCCGCGACGCCCGGAGGCCCGGACGCCGGCGTGCAGTGCGGCGACGCGTACCGCACGGCCCTGGCCCCGCACCACCCCTGGCTCGTGCGCCAGGCCGCCCGCCTCGCCTTCCTCGCCTTCCCGGGTCGCGGCCGCTGGCTCGGGCTGGCGTGCCCGGGGGCCGGGGAGACGGAGGCGCGGGCCGCGCTGGCGCGGGCGGCGGCCACCCTGGAGGCCGTCTACAACCGCACCCAGGGCCTGCTGGCCGAGCGCGGGCTGCTCGGGCTGGCCTGA